The genomic region TACTATTTGTTTAATATTTTAGATAAAAAAAACACTAAAATGACATGATTGCATTATCCTAATTTCCTTTAGGTAAAAAAAAAGAAGCTCATATGCACAAATAACCTCGTCTTATGAATTCAGACGATAGTGGCAGACCCTAATCGGCCACATGGTGTGCAGATTAAATCATAGCTTCATGCACCAGCCGGGAATCGAACCCGGGTCTGTACCGTGGCAGGGTACTATTCTACCACTAGACCACTGGTGCTTTTTGTTAATACTTTGACACGTTTTATACTATCTACTAATCTGAATCGGAACCTCAAATCCGTTACCTATCTACTAATCTGAATCGGAACCTCAAATCCGTTACTGAGATGATTTAATTTAAGTTTTCATGGCAGCTCAACTAACTAGCTTGCGAAATCTTGCGAGATAAATTGATTGTGATACTATAACGACGATAAATTAATTTTTATGCAATAACTACGAGAAAGCGAGGGTTGCAAATTTTATGTTTTTGCGAGGTAATGAGGTAATTGGCATTTGGGTACAAATAATAATGTTCTTGAGGTGTTGGATAGCCTGAACTACAAGTTCAAGTCATCTTACCTCTTCACTACCGAATGCTTACGGGAATAAGAACAAAATCCCCGCTTCACCCGCCACGCCAGTCGCCAGGGATATATGGTGCATCGGTCTCCTACTTTGTTCAAAACATTTTCAAGTTAACTTGGTTTTTCAAACTTAAATCCGGGTGTTTTGACGTAGAGGTGGTCAAATGCGAGTTTGGGTCAGACGTGGGCCATGCTAGCATGATTTTTTGGCCCTCAAACATGCTTGGTTTAGGACGGGTTCATGGGCCGGGCCTTTGTAAATTTTGGAAAATACGTTGTCCAAGCCCGCTTTGTTAGCGGGCGGGACGGGACGGGCCTAATGGGCCATCCCGTCCATGAACAGCTCTATTTTGACGTTTGCCATTTTATACAGGTCCATTGCAGGACTCAAAGTACACCCGAAAATGGAGATGGGTAAAGTTCCGTCGACCTCACAGAGAAGCCAGTTattcaaaaaaaattaaatagaaaataaggATTATGAGTTGCCAATAATGACTCCAACAAGTTCATAATCTGATAGatcaaaatacaacttaaaccaTTCTAAAAGAAGATGAAAATGgcgaaaacaaatttaactgaaGTCGACAAAAGTGTCTTCGATTTCCATAGGATACCATTTTCGAACACAAAGTTGAGAGATTCAGGCAAGACCGATTTGGCTTCTTAGTGTCGTAGGGCAACGACAGTTGATTATCAGCCTCTTCAAAATGTTAACATGCTCCACCAGGTATACGATTTGTTCAGGCATGAAACTACCATAAAGTTCCTCGATCAGAATCTGCTTCAGGTCGGACCTTAAACTTTCAGGCAACGGCCGAGTCGCAAACTTGCTCAGTTCATCCATATCCTTCAGAAATCCTTCCTgctaacaaaaaaaattaaaaagagcCATTTCATTGATATCATTCTATCCGTCAATTCAGTATTTTTTTTAAACGTTCACATGAATTCAGCAAATTTGTTATATTTTCACTGGTAAGAAATACAAATAACACAACGGAACACTCATATGCGAGTAAGGTTTTGGTTGATATGGTTTTTCATGGCATCAGAGCCAGCCAGCCAGGTGACCAataggtcacgggttcaaatcctgacAACCCCAATAACTCACGAAGTGGAATTTCAACACAGTACGGGGGAAAAGAGGattaaccactcttcaagcccaatgggCATTCGAGTGAGGGGGtgtaataagatataaatattatagttgggcctcaaccatcaccttaaggttttggttgagatggttcaccTTTCAGGCCCGCAGTGAAATGAAGTGATGAACGGAGGAGGTACCCTTACCTTGTTATTAAGAGTAAGTTCTTCCAAGTGAGGGGAACATATAATAAACTCTGCGAGTATTCTTTTCCACGCAAAATCAAAGCCGATACCAAACGTTAGTTGTTCCAAATTGGAAAACGCAGGCAGACTCTGATTGGATGCCGCACAAAGCAACTATTTAAGAGAGTAATCATTTCGTTAGTACGTAGTTAGTATTAAAGATCTTTCTGCATTTCTATATACATTGCTTTCAGTACGTAATAAATAGGAAAAGGGGAAAAAACAACGAACTAAGGGTAGCGCAGATACCTGAACAACTTCACCGGAGAATGAGATGAATTTGGCATTTGCTATTCCTTTGAAGAGTTTGAAGATACGCTGGGAGCAAACAATGTAGTTCTCAGCCGAAACAGGTGTTTGACGAAGATCAATATGTGCTTCATCCAATGAAGCGGAAGTATTCATAACAAACACGTCTGATATACAGCCTTTCACATGGAAGTATGTCAGATTTGGGGCATTAATGAAAAATTTATAGGGGagatccaccattgcatcgaccACGAATCTATAAGTAAAAATGAAAGTTCTTAGTGTCTCAATGGATAGATATACCGTCTTTGGCTTCATCCTTGAAATTTCTTCAATGACTAATTCTTCAAGTGCATGACAGCCAGAAAGTAAACTCTCGATGCACTTCTCATCAAAAGACGAGATTCTTCTAAGCTCTAGAGTTTTAAGATTTGGAAAGTCGACAAAGGACGGAATATTAAAGGGAATTCCAGATAGTTTAAGAACAACGAGTGAACTCGATGTAAAAAACTTTTTTGGTAAGTCGAAAATTTCATGATGGACAGACAACCCAATGTCAAGTTCCAACTCCTGCATCTTTTCGGAAATGGCAACCCGAAGCCATGTATGAACTGGTGTATACGGACACAGACAATCGTAAATCAGACGGAATTTCTGAATACGCTGGTCGTGAAGAAGTATTACTCTGCTCACAAAATGCTGAAAAGTAATATCAGATTTATTTGCATTAATGTTGAAGACAGAATAGCAATCTGCATGGAGCCTAGCATCAAACTCGAGAATTGGAACTGAAGCCCATACATATCTCCATCGGGTTGATAAAACGCAAGTTGCCACAACATTCTTAGTCGGAAGAAAGGATAGAATGTGACTAAGAATGTGGTCAGGCAAACTACTGATTTTGTCCATTGATCTTTAGAGCCGGTATCAGGAAACCCTGCCACAGGAAATCAAAGGGAgatgaaaaggaaagaaagagaGATTAAATTTTAATTTACTTTATCAAGGAATTATGTATCGTTATGATATATATATCACGAAAACCATTAGTACTCTAAAGGAAAACAAAAATCATGCGGGCAAGCAAAGAAAGGAAGGAAGCGATTTTCTTAATGCCAAAAGGTGAGTAGTAACGGATCATCTCTAGGCGTCCATTTGGATGGATTGAGTAGTCTGTTTCATGAAAACGCAAATAATGTTTGAGCGTTTGACCTTCTGCTACACGACATATCCGTGTTTCCCAACTTTTAATACATCTATTTTTCTGTTTAAACAAAGGTCGTTCCCTACGTTAATTATTAAATTGGGTGTTTAAATATATTCAGatgttttttcaaatttttgatcTCACGAATAAGGAGGAAAATCGAGTTAAATTGGTTTGAAATGATCAAAGACCTAAGCAACCTATTGGCAAGAGACTGAATGGTTGCAAGACATCATCAAGAACAGATGTTTAAGATAAGTTTCTTCATGAACATAAGCCGGAAATAGATCATCCCTTTGATGAAAAAGAGTTCAAAGAAATTAATAACAAATTTtcagaaaccaaagtagacaaagAGTtcaaagggaaaattttatcgcacggcgattaggcctgccttactttacggctccgagtgttgggccatgaaacattgtcacattcaaaagataaGTGTGGCGAAaatgcgtatgttgaggtggatgtgcggccatacaaggaaagatctattaaggaatgaggtgattagggaaaaggtaaaagtggcgctaatagaggacaagatgatggaaagccgactaagatggtttggccaagtgagaaggagacctatggacgcaatagttaggaggctggagacctGGGAACAGTAAAGGTTGCTACAGGTAGAGGGAGACCAAAACAGACATGGTTGAAAGGGATACAGCACGATATGAAATTTCTCG from Silene latifolia isolate original U9 population chromosome 3, ASM4854445v1, whole genome shotgun sequence harbors:
- the LOC141646903 gene encoding putative F-box protein At1g58310; translated protein: MDKISSLPDHILSHILSFLPTKNVVATCVLSTRWRYVWASVPILEFDARLHADCYSVFNINANKSDITFQHFVSRVILLHDQRIQKFRLIYDCLCPYTPVHTWLRVAISEKMQELELDIGLSVHHEIFDLPKKFFTSSSLVVLKLSGIPFNIPSFVDFPNLKTLELRRISSFDEKCIESLLSGCHALEELVIEEISRMKPKTVYLSIETLRTFIFTYRFVVDAMVDLPYKFFINAPNLTYFHVKGCISDVFVMNTSASLDEAHIDLRQTPVSAENYIVCSQRIFKLFKGIANAKFISFSGEVVQLLCAASNQSLPAFSNLEQLTFGIGFDFAWKRILAEFIICSPHLEELTLNNKEGFLKDMDELSKFATRPLPESLRSDLKQILIEELYGSFMPEQIVYLVEHVNILKRLIINCRCPTTLRSQIGLA